The Acropora palmata chromosome 10, jaAcrPala1.3, whole genome shotgun sequence genome contains a region encoding:
- the LOC141894381 gene encoding eukaryotic translation initiation factor 3 subunit I-like, which produces MKPLLLHGHERSITQIKYNRDGDLLFSSAKDTKPNVWYSLNGERLGTYNGHGGAVWCIDVDWETKHFISGSADNSLRFWDCETATTLSKYETKTAVRACGFSYSGTSIMMTTDRQMGHDCFIFIYDIREDSKEPILSVPVKGPKVTAALWGPLDQFIITGHENGDLCQWDTKTGEQVMTVHEHTKHINDLQMYKDQTMFVSASKDHTAKLFDTDSLQHMNTYKTERPVNSASLSPIKEHVVLGGGQEAMDVTTTSARVGKFDARFYHTVFEEEIGRVKGHFGPINSTAFHPDGKSYSSGGEDGYVRVHVFDPSYFEVEFEY; this is translated from the exons ATG AAACCTCTTTTACTCCATGGACATGAGCGATCAATCACTCAGATCAAGTACAACAGGGATGGAGACCTGCTGTTTTCCTCTGCTAAAGATACAAAACCGAATGTGTGGTATTCGTTGAATGGTGAGAGGCTTGGAACTTATAATGGCCACGGTGGAGCTGTATGGTGTATTGACGTCGACT GGGAAACAAAGCATTTTATTTCAGGATCAGCTGATAACAGCTTACGGTTTTGGGACTGTGAAACAGCTACAACTCTCTCCAAATATGAGACAAAAACAGCTGTCCGGGCTTGTGGATTTTCTTACAGTGGTACATCGATTATGATGACCACTGACAGACAGATGGGGCATGACTGTTTTATCTTCATTTATGATATTAGAGAAG aTTCGAAGGAGCCGATTTTATCAGTACCAGTGAAAGGACCAAAAGTGACAGCTGCACTTTGGGGACCACTTGATCAGTTCATCATAACGGGACATGAGAATGGAGACCTTTGTCAATGGGATACTAAA ACAGGAGAGCAGGTCATGACAGTTCATGAACACACCAAACACATTAATGATTTACAGATGTACAAGGACCAGACCATGTTTGTGAGTGCATCTAAAGACCACACGGCAAAG TTGTTTGATACAGATTCTCTGCAACATATGAATACTTATAAAACGGAAAGGCCTGTGAATTCAGCTTCTCTCTCTCCAATCAAAGAGCAT gTTGTTTTGGGCGGCGGCCAGGAAGCCATGGATGTTACAACAACCTCGGCAAGAGTTGGGAAATTTGATGCCCGTTTCTATCACACAGTgtttgaagaagaaattggAAGAGTCAAGGGCCACTTTGGACCTATTAACAGCACAGCTTTTCATCCCGATGgaaaaag TTATAGCAGTGGTGGCGAAGATGGTTATGTTCGAGTTCACGTGTTTGATCCTTCTTATTTCGAAGTTGAATTTGAATATTAG